A genome region from Proteus vulgaris includes the following:
- a CDS encoding lysophospholipid acyltransferase family protein has protein sequence MKNGKLALDAKVVSSVLVSICRFLTGIRAKQTSPIAKDTPCIYYANHSSHLDGLVIWSCLSPNIRPYVHPVAAEDYWNKNRLRRYLSRRIFRAILIPRHAAKMNFPPEENSCEEHVEQPQNSSAPNKANALALMQEILDQGDSLIIFPEGTRGNGESIQDFKAGLWHLSRKNPNVQLVPIYLENLNRVLPKGSRLVVPVICSAIFGAPIGSTHENESKQAFLVRAKSALEELHNGTY, from the coding sequence ATGAAAAATGGAAAACTAGCTTTAGATGCAAAAGTAGTATCATCCGTCTTAGTCTCTATTTGTCGATTCTTAACAGGTATTCGCGCTAAACAAACCTCGCCTATTGCAAAAGATACACCTTGTATTTATTACGCTAACCACTCTAGCCATCTTGATGGTTTAGTCATTTGGTCTTGTCTTTCGCCCAATATTCGCCCTTATGTTCATCCCGTTGCTGCTGAAGATTATTGGAATAAAAACCGCTTACGCCGTTATTTATCTCGTCGTATCTTTCGAGCTATTCTTATTCCTCGTCATGCGGCAAAAATGAATTTTCCACCAGAAGAAAATTCTTGCGAAGAGCACGTAGAACAACCCCAAAATAGCTCAGCACCCAATAAAGCCAATGCTCTTGCTCTGATGCAAGAAATTTTAGACCAAGGGGATTCTTTAATTATTTTTCCTGAGGGTACTCGAGGTAATGGTGAATCTATTCAAGATTTTAAAGCTGGCCTTTGGCATCTCTCCCGTAAAAATCCGAATGTACAATTAGTCCCTATTTACCTGGAAAACTTAAATAGAGTCCTTCCTAAAGGTTCTCGCTTAGTTGTTCCTGTTATTTGCAGTGCAATTTTTGGTGCTCCTATTGGATCTACTCATGAAAATGAAAGTAAACAAGCGTTTCTGGTAAGAGCAAAAAGTGCATTAGAGGAGCTACACAATGGAACCTATTAA
- a CDS encoding phosphatidate cytidylyltransferase, whose translation MEPINNEVLWIFIGLFSFLIIASIIGAILAAVKGPTSTITNLNSRINAWWVMCIIAGVAIGIGAIGSVVLFAIISWLALRELITLTPTHRGDHEALFWCFFVILPIQYILVGVQWYNLMAVFIPVYAFLLIPTRMALSGDTRHFLERMAKVQWSVMIAIYCLSYAPALLMLPIEGFEGRNINLLLFLMIVVQVSDVLQYVFGKLFGKHPIVPKLSPNKTVEGFFGGIISASLIGMMLWWATPFSWWAAFLLSLVITLAGFAGGLCMSAIKRDSGVKDFGTMIEGHGGMMDRMDSLCFAAPIFFHVIRYFYV comes from the coding sequence ATGGAACCTATTAATAACGAAGTCCTCTGGATCTTTATTGGGCTCTTCTCATTCTTAATTATCGCCAGCATTATTGGTGCTATTTTAGCGGCAGTAAAAGGTCCGACATCCACTATCACGAATCTTAATTCAAGGATCAATGCGTGGTGGGTAATGTGTATTATTGCGGGTGTAGCAATAGGGATTGGGGCAATCGGATCTGTCGTCCTATTTGCCATTATCTCATGGCTTGCATTACGCGAACTGATTACGTTAACCCCCACACATCGTGGCGACCATGAAGCGCTCTTCTGGTGTTTCTTCGTTATATTGCCTATCCAATACATTCTTGTCGGTGTGCAATGGTACAACTTAATGGCGGTATTTATTCCCGTTTACGCCTTCTTATTAATACCAACACGTATGGCTCTTTCAGGTGACACTCGCCACTTCTTAGAACGTATGGCGAAAGTACAATGGAGTGTGATGATAGCCATTTATTGCCTAAGTTATGCACCGGCACTTTTAATGTTGCCAATTGAAGGTTTCGAAGGTCGTAATATCAATTTACTGCTCTTTTTAATGATAGTGGTACAGGTTTCTGACGTACTTCAATATGTGTTTGGTAAATTATTTGGCAAACATCCTATCGTGCCTAAATTAAGTCCCAATAAAACAGTGGAAGGTTTTTTTGGTGGCATTATCTCCGCCAGCCTTATTGGTATGATGTTGTGGTGGGCAACGCCTTTTTCATGGTGGGCGGCATTTTTACTCTCTTTAGTCATTACATTAGCCGGTTTTGCAGGTGGTTTATGTATGTCTGCAATCAAAAGAGACAGTGGAGTAAAAGATTTTGGCACCATGATCGAAGGTCATGGCGGCATGATGGATAGAATGGATTCCCTCTGTTTTGCAGCGCCTATTTTCTTCCATGTTATTCGCTATTTTTACGTTTAG